The genomic stretch TAACTCGCAAATTAAAGACCGTGATATAGGCGTGGAGATGCGTGAGTCCTTTATGGACTATGCGATGAGTATCATCGTCAGCCGTGCTTTGCCTGACGTTAGGGACGGGCTTAAGCCGGTTCACAGACGTATTTTGTATGCAATGTCAGAGCTCGGCATGGCACCGGATAAACCTTATAAGAAATCTGCAAGGATTGTCGGTGAGGTTATCGGTAAGTATCACCCTCATGGTGACTCTGCTGTATATGAAACAATGGTGCGGATGGCTCAAGACTTCTCGCTGCGTTATATGCTCGTTGATGGACATGGTAACTTCGGTTCCATTGATGGAGATATGGCGGCAGCTATGCGTTACACGGAAGCACGTCTTTCTAAGATTGCAATGGAGATGCTTCGTGATATCAATAAAGATACCATTGATTTTCAGCCAAACTATGACGGTGAGGAACACGAACCTATTGTTCTTCCGGCCAGATATCCGAATCTCTTGGTAAATGGGGTAGGCGGTATTGCCGTAGGTATGGCTACCAACATTCCTCCGCATAATTTGGGCGAGGTCATTGATGGGGTACAGGCAATGATTAAGAATCCAGAGATTACATCTCTGGAACTGATGGATTATATTCATGGACCAGACTTCCCAACTGCAGGATATATCCTGGGTAGATCGGGGATCAGACAGGCTTATCAGACAGGCCGCGGTTCTGTCACAATGCGAGCTAAAACAACGATTGAAGAAGTGAATAATAAAGCACGAATTATTGTGCATGAAATTCCTTATCAAGTGAATAAAGCACGGCTTGTAGAAAAAATTGCAGAACTCGTTCGCGATAAAAGAATCGAAGGTATTACGGATCTTCGAGATGAATCTGATCGCAGCGGTATGCGGATTGTTATTGAACTTCGCCGCGACGTTAATCCGAATGTAGTACTGAACAATTTATACAAGCATACTTCCATGCAGTCTAATTTTGGTATCAACATGCTTGCTATCGTAAATAACGAACCGAAAATACTGAATTTGCGTGAAGTGTTATATCACTACTTGCAGCATCAGATTGTTGTAATTCGCCGCCGTACAGAGTTTGAATTGCGTAAAGCAGAGGCTCGTGCGCATATTCTCGAAGGTTTACGAATCGCTCTTGATCATATCGACGAGATTATTGCACTAATCCGTGCTTCGGCAACGACGGAGGCAGCAAGAGAAAGCCTGATCAATCGTTTTGAATTAAGCCATGATCAAGCGCAGGCAATTCTCGATATGCGTCTGCAACGACTCACTGGACTGGAACGCGAGAAGATCGAGAATGAATATAATGAGCTCCTAGCTAAGATCACAGAGTTTAAAGAGATTTTGGCCAATGAGCATCTTGTTCTCCAAATCATTAGTGATGAACTTCAAGAGATTAAGGATCGTTTTGCTGATGAGCGTCGTACCGAAATTACGGTTGGCGAGGAGAGCATTCTTGATGAGGACCTTATTCCTCGTGAAGATGTGATTGTTACAATTACCCATACTGGGTACATCAAACGCTTGCCGGTATCGACTTATCGATCTCAGAGACGGGGAGGACGCGGTGTTGTTGGTATGGATACGAAGGACCAGGATTTTGTTGAACATCTTTTCGTATCGAATACCCATAACTATCTCATGTTCTTCACAGACAAGGGGAAAGTATACCGCCTCAAAGCTTATGAGATTCCTGAATTAGGACGTACAGCAAGAGGAACGCCAATTATTAACCTGATTCAGATTGAACAGGGAGAAACGGTCAATGCCGTAATTGAGGTTGAAGAGTTCGAGAGCGACAAATACCTGTTCTTTGCTACGAAGCAAGGGGTAGTGAAAAAGACACCGCTTGAGGATTATATAAACATACGTAAGGGCGGCCTTATTGCTATTCATCTTCGTGAAGATGATTCGCTTATTGAGGTGAAACTGACGGATGGAAAACAAGAAATGATCATGGGTACAGCACAAGGGATGTCCATTCATTTCTCTGAAGATGATGTTCGCTCCATGGGCAGAAGTGCTACTGGCGTGAAGGGTATTACTCTGGATTCTGACGACATGGTTATTGGTATGGATGTTATTGATCCAGATCAGGAAGTGCTGATTGTTACGGCTAATGGTTACGGTAAGCGTACACCAGTTGCTGACTATCGTATTCAGACCCGTGGCGGTAAAGGGATCAAGACGATCAATGTTACGGAGAAGAATGGTCCTGTTGTGAGCCTCAAAGTTGTAAAATCAGAAGAGGATCTCATGATTATTACAACCAGCGGTACTCTGATTCGGATGAGTATGGAAGGTGTCTCTACAATGGGACGTTATACTCAAGGGGTTAAGCTGATTCATACTCGTGATAATGATTCTGTAGCGACAGTTTGTCGTACAGATAAATCTGAAGAGAATGATGAAGAAGACGGTGAATTCGACAACGAGGCTAACATTGCTGGAGCAGATGACATGTCTGATATAGATACGGATACAGAAGAGAATGTAACGGATCAAACGGATATGGATACGAGCAGTGAAGAATCGGAAGAAGAATCCGAATAAGAATAATTGGAAAAGAGTCTCCTGTTATGGGAGGCTCTTTTTTTCATTTAAAGCATGGAGAGAGCAATAACCAACTTTGCAATACCAATATACACACCAATATAAAAGGTATATAATGTAAAAATATTATAATTTTAAAGTAATAAGAACGGAGCGGTAGTAAAAATGGCGTTGATGTCGATCATCGATTTAAAACCAGGAGCTAAACTAGGTAAAGATGTTTATACACCTTTAGGGGGATTGCTGCTTCCCAAAGGAAAAGTAATACTTCCGCGTGATCTAGATATATTGCGTGCTTTTCTCATTCAGACGGTAGATATCGATAGTAATCAGACTAAACAAAACCTACCTTCACCATCCCAAGACAGTAAGAAACAAGAGATAGAGCAGAAGAGGGAAGAAGATGCTCAGTTCGAACAAATCGTACGATCAGCTGAACTCACATCATTTGATGAAGAATACGATAAAATGATAATTCTAATTAAGAAAGCTTTTAATGAAGCAGGAGCGTTTGATATTCCGATATTTGAGCTTCGTACCCAACTAGAAATTTTAATTATACATATTAAGAAATACCAAGTTCTTTATTTTGTACCTTCTTCTATTAAGAAAGAAGAGTATATGTATCACAATGGTGTACTCACCGCTTTAACGTCCTACTTATTAGCTCAGTGGTGTAAATTGCCCTCAAAAGATTGGGTACAAGTAGCTCTGGCGGGTCTTTTGCACAACATAGGTAATAGTAAAATTGATCAATCCTTAATAATGAGTCCTAATCTCTTATCTGATGTAGAGGAAGAAGAGGTACGTAAACATACAACATACGGATACAATATCCTTAAGCAAGTCAAAGCAATTAATGATGGGGTAAGACTAACTGCACTGCAACATCATGAGAAGATAGACGGATCTGGCTATCCACTTAAACTAGTTGGTGACCAAATTCATATTTATGCCAGAATTGTAGCTGTGGCTGATATCTTTCATGCTATGACTTTGGACAAGCCATATAAAGAATCTCAGTCACCTTATTTAGTATTAGAACAGATCTTGCTTGAGTCATTTGGAAAACTTGACCCCAAAATCGTACAAATCTTTATTCGGAGAGCAACACAGTTCCATCAAGGAACAATTGTGCGTCTAAGTGATGAAAGAATAGGTGAGATCATTTTTACCGATCGAGATCATCCAACTCGCCCTATGGTGTCTGTAGAAGGTACCATTGTTAATCTAGTAGCGCAGAGGCAGCTGTACATTAAAGAGTTGATACAAAAATAAATTTAGAGATCCTCTGTTTGTTGGTTGTATAATAGCAGGGGATTTCTCATCTTATTAAACAATCTAAATAGAATTAAAAGTTTTTCTCAAAAAAGACTTGCATAATTTTTATCAGCATGGTATATTCTAATTCCGGCCAAGAAGTTAGCCAGTAAGCAACACACTGAATAACCAAGCGATTTAACGAAGTTAAAAACTTCGAAAAAAAGCTTGACACTCTAAACCGGACATGATATGATATAAAAGTTGCTGACGACGAAAGTTATTAGCGAGATTGATCTTTGAAAACTGAACAACGAGGAGTTTTACGTAAGTAAAACTCATGAGTGAATTAATACAACTTTCATTTGTTGGTCATAACAAATGAAATAGAGAACGTTAAGTTCTCGTCAGCATTTTCTAAATGAGCTTATCGCTCTTTTCAATAACTTTATTGGAGAGTTTGATCCTGGCTCAGGACGAACGCTGGCGGCGTGCCTAATACATGCAAGTCGAGCGGAGTTAATGAGAAGCTTGCTTCTCTGAGACTTAGCGGCGGACGGGTGAGTAACACGTAGGCAACCTGCCCATAAGACTGGGATAACTACCGGAAACGGTAGCTAATACCGGATAGGTTCTTCTCTCGCATGAGAGAAGAAAGAAAGACGGAGCAATCTGTCACTTATGGATGGGCCTGCGGCGCATTAGCTAGTTGGTGGGGTAAAGGCCTACCAAGGCGACGATGCGTAGCCGACCTGAGAGGGTGATCGGCCACACTGGGACTGAGACACGGCCCAGACTCCTACGGGAGGCAGCAGTAGGGAATCTTCCGCAATGGACGAAAGTCTGACGGAGCAACGCCGCGTGAGTGATGAAGGTTTTCGGATCGTAAAGCTCTGTTGCCAGGGAAGAACGTCCTTGAGAGTAACTGCTCAAGGAGTGACGGTACCTGAGAAGAAAGCCCCGGCTAACTACGTGCCAGCAGCCGCGGTAATACGTAGGGGGCAAGCGTTGTCCGGAATTATTGGGCGTAAAGCGCGCGCAGGCGGTTATTTAAGTTGGGTGTTTAATCCCGGGGCTCAACCTCGGGTCGCACCCAAAACTGGGTAACTTGAGTACAGAAGAGGAAAGTGGAATTCCACGTGTAGCGGTGAAATGCGTAGAGATGTGGAGGAACACCAGTGGCGAAGGCGACTTTCTGGGCTGTAACTGACGCTGAGGCGCGAAAGCGTGGGGAGCAAACAGGATTAGATACCCTGGTAGTCCACGCCGTAAACGATGAATGCTAGGTGTTAGGGGTTTCGATACCCTTGGTGCCGAAGTTAACACATTAAGCATTCCGCCTGGGGAGTACGGTCGCAAGACTGAAACTCAAAGGAATTGACGGGGACCCGCACAAGCAGTGGAGTATGTGGTTTAATTCGAAGCAACGCGAAGAACCTTACCAGGTCTTGACATCCCTCTGACCGGTCTAGAGATAGACCTTTCCTTCGGGACAGAGGAGACAGGTGGTGCATGGTTGTCGTCAGCTCGTGTCGTGAGATGTTGGGTTAAGTCCCGCAACGAGCGCAACCCTTGATCTTAGTTGCCAGCACTTCGGGTGGGCACTCTAAGGTGACTGCCGGTGACAAACCGGAGGAAGGTGGGGATGACGTCAAATCATCATGCCCCTTATGACCTGGGCTACACACGTACTACAATGGCCGGTACAACGGGCAGCAAAGCCGCGAGGTGGAGCAAATCCTTAAAAGCCGGTCTCAGTTCGGATTGCAGGCTGCAACTCGCCTGCATGAAGTCGGAATTGCTAGTAATCGCGGATCAGCATGCCGCGGTGAATACGTTCCCGGGTCTTGTACACACCGCCCGTCACACCACGAGAGTTTACAACACCCGAAGCCGGTGGGGTAACCGCAAGGAGCCAGCCGTCGAAGGTGGGGTAGATGATTGGGGTGAAGTCGTAACAAGGTAGCCGTATCGGAAGGTGCGGCTGGATCACCTCCTTTCTATGGAGAATCGTTTCCTGCAACGGAAACATTCAAATATACGGAAGCTAAGCTTCCAAAACACTCACTCGTTGTTCAGTTTTGAGAGTTTAATCTCTCAAAACTTGCTCATTGAAAACTAGATAACGAAACAATTTTGCGATTTTAGAAATATCCTTTAAACTGAACTTGTGTTAAACAAGTGAAGATTAATAGATTGCTTAGCGAAATTTTTGAATGATGAACGACTTTTGGTGAATGCCAACCGGAGTGAATCAGTCAAAAATGAGCATATGGTTAAGCTATTAAGAGCACACGGAGGATGCCTAGGCGCTAGGAGCCGATGAAGGACGTGGCGAACAACGATACTGCCTCGGGGAGCTGTACGCAAGCTTTGATCCGGGGATGTCCGAATGGGGAAACCCAGCTGTCGTAATGGATAGTTATCTCCACCTGAACACATAGGGTGGTTGAAGGCATACCAGGGGAACTGAAACATCTAAGTACCCTGAGGAAGAGAAAACAATAGTGATTCCGTCAGTAGCGGCGAGCGAACGCGGATTAGCCCAAACCAATCAGCTTGCTGGTTGGGGTTGTGGGACGTCTCACATGGAGTTACAAAGGAACCGGTTAGTTGAAGAGGTCTGGAAAGGCCCGCCAGAGAAGGTAAAAGCCCTGTAGTCAAAAATCTGTTCCCTCCGAGACGGATCCCGAGTAGTGCGAGGCACGTGAAACCTCGTATGAATCCGGCAGGACCATCTGCCAAGGCTAAATACTCCCTAGCGACCGATAGTGAAGCAGTACCGTGAGGGAAAGGTGAAAAGCACCCCGGAAGGGGAGTGAAATAGAACCTGAAACCGTGTGCTTACAAAAAGTCAGAGCCCGTTTTATGGGTGATGGCGTGCCTTTTGTAGAATGAACCGGCGAGTTACGTTCCCGTGCAAGGTTAAGGTGAAAAGCCGTAGCCGCAGCGAAAGCGAGTCTGAATAGGGCGAATGAGTACGTGGACGTAGACCCGAAACCGTGTGATCTACCCCTGTCCAGGGTGAAGGTGCGGTAACACGCACTGGAGGCCCGAACCCACGCACGTTGAAAAGTGCGGGGATGAGGTGGGGGTAGCGGAGAAATTCCAATCGAACTCGGAGATAGCTGGTTCTCCCCGAAATAGCTTTAGGGCTAGCCTCGGAACAAGTAAGTCGTGGAGGTAGAGCACTGATTGGGTGCGGGGCCCGCAAGGGTTACCAAGCTCAGTCAAACTCCGAATGCCATAGACTTGTATTCCGGGAGTCAGACAGTGAGTGCTAAGATCCATTGTCGAAAGGGAAACAGCCCAGACCATCAGCTAAGGTCCCCAAGTGTGTGTTAAGTGGGAAAGGATGTGGAGTTGCACAGACAACCAGGATGTTGGCTTAGAAGCAGCCACCATTTAAAGAGTGCGTAATAGCTCACTGGTCGAGTGACTCTGCGCCGAAAATGTAACGGGGCTAAACACACCACCGAAGCTATGGCTTGATGCTTTGCATCAGGGGTAGGGGAGCGTTGTATACCGGGTTGAAGGTAGACCGGAAGGACTGCTGGACTGTATACAAGTGAGAATGCCGGTATGAGTAACGAAAAGATCAGTGAGAATCTGATCCGCCGAAAACCTAAGGGTTCCTGAGGAAGGCTCGTCCGCTCAGGGTAAGTCGGGACCTAAGGCGAGGCCGAAAGGCGTAGTCGAAGGACAACAGGTCGAAATTCCTGTACCACCGTAAATCGTTACGAGCGATGGGGGGACGCAGTAGGGTAGTGACGCAGACTGATGGATGTCTGTCCAAGCAGTGAGGCTGATGTGTAGGCAAATCCGCACATCGTAAGGCTGGGCTGTGATGGGGAGTGAAAATTACAGTAGCGAAGGTCATGATCTCAGACTGCCAAGAAAAGCCTCTAGCCAGATGAAGGTGCCCGTACCGTAAACCGACACAGGTAGGTGAGAAGAGAATTCTAAGGCGCGCGGAAGAACTCTCGTTAAGGAACTCGGCAAAATGACCCCGTAACTTCGGGAGAAGGGGTGCCCCGGTAGTGTGAATAGCACGAGGGGGCCGCAGTGAAAAGGCCCAAGCGACTGTTTAGCAAAAACACAGGTCTGTGCGAAGCCGCAAGGCGAAGTATACGGGCTGACGCCTGCCCGGTGCTGGAAGGTTAAGGGGAGTGGTTAGGAGTAATCCGAAGCTATGAACCGAAGCCCCAGTAAACGGCGGCCGTAACTATAACGGTCCTAAGGTAGCGAAATTCCTTGTCAGGTAAATTCTGACCCGCACGAATGGCGTAACGACTTGGGCGCTGTCTCAACGAGAGATCCGGTGAAATTTTAATACCTGTGAAGATGCAGGTTACCCGCGACAAGACGGAAAGACCCCATGGAGCTTTACTGCAGCTTGATATTGGATTTGGGTACGATCTGTACAGGATAGGTGGGAGCCTAAGAAGCATGAGCGCCAGCTTGTGTGGAGGCAACGTTGGGATACCACCCTGATCGTATCTAGGTTCTAACTTGGTACCGTAATCCGGTGCGAGGACAGTGTCAGGTGGGCAGTTTGACTGGGGCGGTCGCCTCCTAAAGAGTAACGGAGGCGCCCAAAGGTTCCCTCAGAATGGTTGGAAATCATTCGCAGAGTGTAAAGGCACAAGGGAGCTTGACTGCGAGACCTACAAGTCGAGCAGGGACGAAAGTCGGGCTTAGTGATCCGGTGGTACCGCATGGAAGGGCCATCGCTCAACGGATAAAAGCTACCCTGGGGATAACAGGCTTATCTCCCCCAAGAGTCCACATCGACGGGGAGGTTTGGCACCTCGATGTCGGCTCATCGCATCCTGGGGCTGAAGTAGGTCCCAAGGGTTGGGCTGTTCGCCCATTAAAGCGGTACGCGAGCTGGGTTCAGAACGTCGTGAGACAGTTCGGTCCCTATCTGTCGTGGGCGTAGGAAATTTGAGAGGAGCTGTCCTTAGTACGAGAGGACCGGGATGGACATACCGCTGGTGTACCAGTTGTTCCGCCAGGAGCATCGCTGGGTAGCTATGTATGGAAGGGATAAGCGCTGAAAGCATCTAAGCGCGAAGCCCACCTCAAGATGAGATTTCCCAATTAGTAAGACCCCTTGAAGACGACGAGGTAGATAGGCTGGAGGTGGAAGTGCAGCAATGCATGGAGCTGACCAGTACTAATCGGTCGAGGGCTTATCCTACAATTAAATTGCAAAGATTGTTTCGTATCTAGTTTTCAGGGAGCAAATCCTTGAATACCGCATTTGTAAAAATGCTCGTTTGGTGGCGATAGCGGAGGGGTTCCACACGTACCCATCCCGAACACGACCGTTAAGCCCTCCAGCGCCGATGGTACTTGGACCGCAGGGTCCTGGGAGAGTAGGACGTCGCCAAGCAATACATAAAGACACTGCCATTAGGTAGTGTCTTTTTTGTTGTGTGTTTTTAGTTAAACACCTATTTTACTAAGGCATAATGTATGAGACTCCTTGTAATACCATATTAAACATAACTTATGTTCATTATAAATGAATCAATATTTATAAATCTCTTTGTATTAGGCCCAGTATAAGTATTTAATATAGATGTAAGTGATCTTATATGACTTATTACTTCTCTGGTCGAATCTTAACAAGGTCGGAGCTGTGAAGACTTGTGCAGAGTGTCTGGAAAGCGAATACAATAGTAGTTTGACGGTTTTGTTATCTATTTATACTTTTGACCATAGAGGGATCGGAAATAAGGTGTCTTGGATATATAAGATGGGTTAAAACGTTATAATAATTGTGTTTTAACATTTAGTAAGGTGAAGAGAAACTTGAATTAGAATGGAATAAAACATATAGATTGATAGATGATAGAAACACACTAATACAAAAACATGTAAGTGCTCTTTCAGAACACAGATTAGTGATGTGAGTCTTAACGAAAACAATGAATATCTTTCAAGAAGATACAGTCCTTATTATGATTCATTCTGGAAGTATTGGTTTTTAACACGTCTACTTTTTATTTTAAAACAGAAAGCTATTATTGATTATTTTTGATCAAATTTCAAATCAGAAAGAGATAGCTCAATAGGGTAGCTAGTCACTTTGTAAAGTAAGTGTTTATGAAATTATCAAATACCATGAAGAAGTCAAAGCTTTAGTAAACATTAATTTTGCAGGGTGGACTTATTACTGATAATTAAAAGTTTGAATCTTTAAGCGAGAATTATTATGAGGTATAAGGAAATATTCATGTTTGTATGTAGAAATTCAGTCACGGTATCAAATTACTTTATGTGAAAGATAGTATTACTTTAATGTTGGACAGATTGTAATTTGAAGTGCGATACTTCCCCAAAGGATAGGATTATGCAGAAGTGAACTGAGGAAGAATTAGAACATGTCCTCCATTTCATTAACAACAGACCGAGGAAATGTATAGTTTGGAAAACACCTCACAAATCATTTGAAGAAGAAGTGTCGCACTTGAATTGATATTGGGTCGTTGAGAACCAGCAAAGGAAGATTAGTTAAAGAAATATACATAAATTTACCAGTCGTTAATTCGGCATTTAGCTATACTATATTTAAATTTTAATATTAACAATTGTAGCTTTGGTATTAATCACTCAAAAGTAGACGCTCGAAAACAAGTCTCATCTTGTTATGAGGTATCGAGAAACAACATGGAGGGGTATTTTTATGGACAAAAAAGAATTGGTTATTTAATTATTTGCAGAGAATTTTAGGTTAGAACAAATTCAATAGCACATCGATGAAATGAGGAGGTATCTAGCTGTAGTAGACAAGGGAACTGTGTAGCAGCAAATAATTTTCTTAAGAAGTTGGAGAGAAATTATTGATGATATGGTGAGGTGTTCAATACCAGTATAGGATCGATCAGATCTCAAATAAAAGAGGCCTACACACGATATTCTTAATTATCTTGTAGAACGAGATTATGCTAAGTGTAGGGGAACTATTAAAGAAAGTCACACAGCGTAAAAAATTATTACCTATATTGGGAGTATAGATCCAGTTACTAGAATTGGCTGCTAACCGTTTAAACCCTAGCTAAAAAGACTAAATTTTAAATCAAAGGCTAGGAAAATTATGACGACTAGTACTTGAACCATATAAATGGGTTAACCTTCGGATGTGAGGGAAGTAGGCTAATTTGTCATTTTCGTTATAGGGGTTGGTCTTACGCAGCTATATTAGTGTTGTTTATCTAAACACGTCTATAGAATCTAATATATATTATTTTTATTAATTCTAAAAATGCGCCAACAATTCTTCATTAGTATGAGTGTTGATATGGAGAGAAATGCTAATGGAGTGTATGGAAATAATTCATTCTATGCGTTTTTAACATAGGGAGTTAATGTTAGAGTTCTCCTTTACTTTGAGTAAAGAATAGATTTGAGTAACATTGATTAAGAATCAAATAAATTTAAATAAAATACTTGCATAATTTTTATCAGCATGGTATATTCTAATTCCGGCCAAGAAGTTAGCCAGTAAGCAACACACTGAATAACCAAGCAACTTAACGAAGTTGAATGAAACTTCTAAAAAAGGCTTGACACTCTGAACCGGACATGATATGATATAAGAGTTGCTGATGACGAGAGTTGTTAGCGAGATTGATCTTTGAAAACTGAACAATGAGGAGTTTTACGTAAGTAAAACTCATGAGTGAATTAATACAAAATCAATTTGTTGGTCATTACAAATTGATTAGAGAACGTTAAGTTCTCGTCAGCATTTTCTAAATGAGCTTATCGCTCTTTTCAATAACTTTATTGGAGAGTTTGATCCTGGCTCAGGACGAACGCTGGCGGCGTGCCTAATACATGCAAGTCGAGCGGAGTCAATGAGAAGCTTGCTTCTCTGAGACTTAGCGGCGGACGGGTGAGTAACACGTAGGCAACCTGCCCATAAGACTGGGATAACTACCGGAAACGGTAGCTAATACTGGATAGGTTCTTCTCTCGCATGAGAGAAGAAAGAAAGACGGAGCAATCTGTCACTTATGGATGGGCCTGCGGCGCATTAGCTAGTTGGTGGGGTAAAGGCCTACCAAGGCGACGATGCGTAGCCGACCTGAGAGGGTGATCGGCCACACTGGGACTGAGACACGGCCCAGACTCCTACGGGAGGCAGCAGTAGGGAATCTTCCGCAATGGACGAAAGTCTGACGGAGC from Paenibacillus polygoni encodes the following:
- the gyrA gene encoding DNA gyrase subunit A, translating into MADQNNSQIKDRDIGVEMRESFMDYAMSIIVSRALPDVRDGLKPVHRRILYAMSELGMAPDKPYKKSARIVGEVIGKYHPHGDSAVYETMVRMAQDFSLRYMLVDGHGNFGSIDGDMAAAMRYTEARLSKIAMEMLRDINKDTIDFQPNYDGEEHEPIVLPARYPNLLVNGVGGIAVGMATNIPPHNLGEVIDGVQAMIKNPEITSLELMDYIHGPDFPTAGYILGRSGIRQAYQTGRGSVTMRAKTTIEEVNNKARIIVHEIPYQVNKARLVEKIAELVRDKRIEGITDLRDESDRSGMRIVIELRRDVNPNVVLNNLYKHTSMQSNFGINMLAIVNNEPKILNLREVLYHYLQHQIVVIRRRTEFELRKAEARAHILEGLRIALDHIDEIIALIRASATTEAARESLINRFELSHDQAQAILDMRLQRLTGLEREKIENEYNELLAKITEFKEILANEHLVLQIISDELQEIKDRFADERRTEITVGEESILDEDLIPREDVIVTITHTGYIKRLPVSTYRSQRRGGRGVVGMDTKDQDFVEHLFVSNTHNYLMFFTDKGKVYRLKAYEIPELGRTARGTPIINLIQIEQGETVNAVIEVEEFESDKYLFFATKQGVVKKTPLEDYINIRKGGLIAIHLREDDSLIEVKLTDGKQEMIMGTAQGMSIHFSEDDVRSMGRSATGVKGITLDSDDMVIGMDVIDPDQEVLIVTANGYGKRTPVADYRIQTRGGKGIKTINVTEKNGPVVSLKVVKSEEDLMIITTSGTLIRMSMEGVSTMGRYTQGVKLIHTRDNDSVATVCRTDKSEENDEEDGEFDNEANIAGADDMSDIDTDTEENVTDQTDMDTSSEESEEESE
- a CDS encoding HD-GYP domain-containing protein is translated as MALMSIIDLKPGAKLGKDVYTPLGGLLLPKGKVILPRDLDILRAFLIQTVDIDSNQTKQNLPSPSQDSKKQEIEQKREEDAQFEQIVRSAELTSFDEEYDKMIILIKKAFNEAGAFDIPIFELRTQLEILIIHIKKYQVLYFVPSSIKKEEYMYHNGVLTALTSYLLAQWCKLPSKDWVQVALAGLLHNIGNSKIDQSLIMSPNLLSDVEEEEVRKHTTYGYNILKQVKAINDGVRLTALQHHEKIDGSGYPLKLVGDQIHIYARIVAVADIFHAMTLDKPYKESQSPYLVLEQILLESFGKLDPKIVQIFIRRATQFHQGTIVRLSDERIGEIIFTDRDHPTRPMVSVEGTIVNLVAQRQLYIKELIQK